A stretch of Alkalicella caledoniensis DNA encodes these proteins:
- a CDS encoding YetF domain-containing protein, which yields MVDFFEVTIQTILAFFTILFITRLLGRQQISQLTLYEYINGITFGSIAATLATDLNQRTYQHFLGLILFGIMTSAVSFIALKNRPFRKVVEGEPILAIHDGKILEKNLKMARYSMDELNELLRKKDCFSINDVQYGVLEINGDLNIIKKVDKRQVTLEDINAKAEQESLATEIIIGGQIIYDNLAKKNITGMDLLDRLNLSGVKKVSEVMYCTIDVNGKIYIDKFDDDLEPNLDISENNDQI from the coding sequence TTGGTTGATTTCTTTGAAGTTACAATCCAAACCATACTAGCCTTTTTTACAATTTTGTTCATAACACGTCTATTGGGACGACAACAAATATCTCAGCTTACTTTATATGAATACATTAATGGTATAACTTTTGGTTCCATTGCAGCTACCCTTGCCACAGACCTAAATCAAAGGACTTACCAACATTTTTTAGGGTTAATACTTTTTGGTATTATGACAAGTGCAGTTTCTTTTATAGCATTAAAAAATAGACCATTTAGAAAAGTTGTGGAAGGGGAACCGATACTTGCTATTCATGACGGTAAGATCCTCGAAAAAAACTTGAAGATGGCTAGGTATAGTATGGACGAGCTGAACGAATTATTGAGAAAAAAAGACTGTTTTTCAATAAATGATGTGCAGTATGGTGTTTTAGAAATAAACGGAGACTTAAATATTATTAAGAAAGTAGATAAAAGGCAAGTCACCTTAGAGGATATAAATGCAAAAGCTGAGCAAGAGTCTTTAGCAACAGAAATTATCATTGGGGGTCAAATAATATATGACAATTTAGCAAAAAAGAATATAACAGGTATGGATTTATTAGACAGACTAAACTTGTCAGGGGTAAAAAAAGTATCTGAGGTTATGTACTGTACCATTGATGTAAATGGTAAAATCTATATTGATAAATTTGATGATGATTTAGAGCCAAATCTTGATATTAGTGAAAATAATGATCAGATTTAA
- a CDS encoding MutS-related protein: MERLKLYENKLSKYKKDAKKARSKMDIISNLRLAVVLIGLIAMLYNYFYVSERASWITLIVGAIIFFILIKYYNKIKYQVLSLESLIKINKSNIQRLKGHWTEFEDSGDDFIDKDHKFSFDLDVFGRGSLFQWMNVANTPRGRSKLNHLLTSENNKEIILSRQEAVKELANDLDWRQELHSLGLLLKEKTDDTDIKNLFCVKTSLYLKPLVTIISRLLPLITIGLLILAYGFEIVPPAWGIGLYVLQFFLILIGAKQRGKALNSLFAINTNITTYNAMLKVLENKSFKSKLLNSLKEKLKGPKGEKGYILIEEFNSITERSGNRNNFFFFPINVLLLWDYTTMVKLEKWKLRAGRLLENMIDVIGEVESLSSLGQILYDNPKWVMPKFNEEKSIISATKIGHPLIGQERVLNDIALDDNRAMLLITGSNMSGKSTLLRTVGINMVLAYAGAPVCAQFMELSMFDLHTSMRISDNLEKSISSFYGELLRIKGILESNKRNKKQTFVLLDEIFKGTNSYDRHIGAKGLIVQLLDRGCMGLVSTHDLELEVMEKETKGLLKNYHFQEYYVDDEIKFDYKLKQGVSKTRNALYLLKLIGIDV, translated from the coding sequence GTGGAGAGGTTAAAGCTATACGAAAATAAACTTAGTAAATATAAGAAAGATGCCAAAAAAGCAAGGAGTAAAATGGACATCATAAGTAATTTAAGATTAGCTGTGGTGCTTATAGGCCTAATAGCTATGCTTTATAACTATTTCTATGTTAGTGAAAGGGCTAGTTGGATAACTCTTATAGTAGGGGCTATTATCTTCTTTATATTAATAAAGTATTATAATAAGATTAAATATCAGGTGCTTTCCCTAGAATCACTTATTAAAATCAACAAATCAAACATACAAAGATTAAAAGGGCACTGGACGGAGTTTGAAGATAGTGGAGATGACTTTATAGACAAAGATCATAAGTTCTCCTTTGATTTAGATGTATTTGGTAGAGGGTCCCTTTTTCAGTGGATGAATGTGGCCAACACCCCTAGGGGTAGATCTAAATTAAACCATTTACTTACATCTGAAAATAATAAAGAAATAATATTATCTAGACAAGAGGCCGTTAAAGAGTTAGCTAATGATTTGGACTGGCGCCAAGAGTTACATTCTTTGGGTTTACTGCTGAAGGAAAAGACAGATGATACAGATATCAAGAATTTATTTTGTGTTAAAACTAGCCTTTACTTAAAGCCCCTAGTAACTATAATTTCTAGATTACTACCCCTAATTACCATAGGGCTTCTGATTTTAGCATATGGATTTGAAATAGTGCCACCTGCCTGGGGGATAGGTCTATATGTATTACAATTCTTCCTTATACTGATTGGGGCAAAACAAAGGGGAAAAGCACTAAATAGCCTTTTTGCAATAAATACTAATATAACTACATACAATGCTATGCTCAAGGTTTTAGAAAATAAAAGTTTTAAAAGTAAGCTCCTAAACTCACTGAAGGAAAAGCTAAAGGGTCCTAAGGGGGAGAAGGGGTATATATTAATAGAGGAGTTTAATTCAATTACAGAACGTAGCGGTAATAGAAATAATTTTTTCTTTTTCCCAATCAATGTACTGCTCCTTTGGGATTATACAACTATGGTTAAGCTAGAGAAATGGAAGCTAAGGGCTGGAAGACTCCTTGAGAATATGATTGATGTCATTGGTGAAGTAGAAAGCTTATCAAGCCTCGGGCAGATACTATACGATAATCCGAAGTGGGTCATGCCTAAGTTCAATGAAGAAAAGTCAATCATCTCTGCCACAAAAATAGGGCACCCTCTGATAGGGCAAGAAAGAGTCTTAAATGATATAGCCCTTGATGATAATAGGGCAATGCTTCTCATAACAGGCTCAAATATGTCTGGAAAAAGCACCCTGCTACGCACAGTAGGTATTAATATGGTATTAGCATATGCAGGGGCTCCTGTATGTGCTCAATTCATGGAACTTTCAATGTTTGATTTACATACCAGTATGAGAATAAGTGATAATTTAGAGAAAAGCATATCCTCTTTTTATGGTGAGCTGCTGAGGATTAAGGGAATTTTAGAATCTAACAAAAGAAATAAAAAACAAACATTTGTATTATTAGACGAAATTTTTAAAGGGACAAATTCCTATGATAGGCATATAGGTGCAAAGGGGCTAATAGTACAGCTTTTAGATCGAGGTTGCATGGGTTTGGTCTCCACACATGATTTAGAGCTGGAAGTTATGGAAAAGGAAACTAAAGGTCTTTTAAAGAATTATCATTTTCAAGAGTATTATGTGGACGACGAAATTAAGTTTGATTATAAGTTGAAGCAGGGTGTATCAAAGACAAGAAATGCACTTTATCTATTGAAGCTTATAGGGATTGACGTGTAA
- a CDS encoding tetratricopeptide repeat protein, with product MQRNSYMLNNYKIIGERFREQNEIEKALKYYLKAYKNLGGNEDPEVLLELGLIYQEIGVLHEARKLFSELIKVQPEEPSGYYGLAIIYDDELDYDKAIENYEKAIEIDPFYYQAHFFLANVYDQIGFREKAIYHYEEVISLSPDYFWAYVNLGSIYEEQNLTDKAFDLMEEALELEPDNFKALFNMGVILKKQGRRELAKEYYKKSIGSNPKYPYSYFNLAIIYGENKDFETAIKIISEGICMNNDVAVLYYNRGCYFARLSKKEKALRDIIKATQLDDKLIDYMKKDKELDSIRDMKAYQLFFN from the coding sequence ATGCAGAGAAACAGCTATATGCTAAATAACTATAAAATTATCGGCGAGAGGTTTAGGGAGCAAAATGAGATTGAAAAGGCTTTGAAGTATTATCTTAAAGCATACAAAAATCTTGGAGGCAATGAAGACCCGGAGGTTTTACTAGAGCTTGGGTTAATTTATCAAGAAATTGGGGTTTTGCATGAAGCTAGGAAGCTTTTTTCAGAGTTGATTAAAGTTCAGCCAGAGGAACCCAGCGGCTATTATGGATTAGCCATAATATACGATGATGAGCTAGATTATGATAAGGCCATTGAAAACTATGAAAAAGCCATAGAAATAGACCCTTTTTATTATCAAGCCCATTTCTTTTTGGCCAATGTTTATGATCAGATAGGTTTCAGGGAAAAAGCAATTTATCACTACGAAGAAGTAATATCCTTAAGCCCAGATTATTTCTGGGCGTATGTGAACCTAGGATCAATATATGAAGAGCAAAACCTAACTGACAAAGCTTTTGATCTCATGGAAGAGGCCCTAGAACTTGAACCTGACAATTTTAAAGCACTTTTTAACATGGGTGTTATATTAAAAAAACAAGGGCGACGGGAGTTAGCGAAGGAGTACTATAAGAAGAGTATAGGTTCAAACCCAAAATATCCATATAGCTACTTTAACTTGGCCATAATTTACGGGGAGAACAAGGATTTTGAAACAGCCATAAAGATAATATCTGAAGGAATTTGTATGAATAATGATGTGGCTGTTCTCTATTATAACAGGGGCTGCTACTTTGCCCGTCTCAGTAAAAAGGAAAAGGCTCTACGGGATATAATAAAGGCCACACAGCTAGATGATAAATTAATTGATTACATGAAAAAGGATAAGGAGCTAGATTCCATAAGGGACATGAAAGCATACCAATTGTTTTTTAACTAG
- a CDS encoding TaqI-like C-terminal specificity domain-containing protein — MEFLTMDQVQEKYNISKATALNWVRLGNLGNFKQGELVISQDDLEKYHMGRLQNRRNKLNREDAFIPQKYVADQRYLKLVSEIIKISGKYKTIKNYKEKILLVIIYKLLLKEGVIHNIEEVIQDVDKLNPVLNNILVEGLGSLVIGPQDYLLQKELLDLEIHEGEGDLLGLLYLSLKGQGHKNKVGSYYTPQSVVKRIIEDLSIDYTSIPRSLDPTCGSGTFLMEQYKKLIEMFGECKKLEIVKSLHGWDTDPIAVALCKINLILLSRTLCVDNIKVNNSLGVKEKGQFDLVIGNPPWGYKFKANEVKELGFSKGSMDSFIMFILKGMDLIKYKGKLCFCLPYSFMNVKSHEHIRRELLKKYKIISITDLGVPFDGVFSGSIILKVSKETHDEYPISLESLDCFVKVKKTDICSMPLCNFSFVKSNATYDIVKKINGKNVITLKNKATFALGIVTGNNSNYIKNEAFREWEPIIKGTEIYKYGIRHGGNYINFDRNKFQQVAPTETYRANEKLIYRFINKSLTFAYDCDGLLTLNSANIVIPKIPGLNIKYIMAVLNSRVIQFYYQNIFPSIKVLRHQIESLPIPVVDEWTQNRVISKVDNIINCNDPKLKEIIYGEIDSMVFNIFQLNEKEVKTIVREVEVRNLIK, encoded by the coding sequence ATGGAATTTCTAACAATGGATCAAGTCCAAGAAAAATATAATATATCTAAAGCTACTGCCTTAAATTGGGTTAGGTTAGGTAACCTAGGTAACTTTAAACAAGGGGAGTTAGTGATATCCCAAGATGATCTAGAAAAATACCATATGGGGAGGCTACAAAACCGAAGGAATAAGCTAAATAGGGAAGATGCTTTCATACCTCAGAAGTATGTAGCTGACCAAAGATACCTTAAACTAGTCAGTGAAATTATCAAAATATCAGGCAAATACAAAACCATCAAAAATTATAAAGAAAAAATACTTTTAGTTATTATATATAAATTGCTATTAAAAGAGGGAGTTATCCACAATATTGAAGAAGTTATCCAAGATGTTGATAAGTTAAACCCTGTATTAAACAACATTTTAGTGGAGGGCTTGGGTTCCTTAGTAATTGGGCCTCAAGATTATTTATTACAAAAGGAACTCCTTGATTTAGAAATACATGAGGGGGAGGGTGATTTACTTGGACTTTTATATCTATCCCTTAAAGGACAAGGACATAAGAATAAAGTAGGTAGTTACTATACTCCCCAGTCAGTGGTGAAGAGGATAATTGAAGACCTTTCCATTGACTACACCAGTATACCAAGAAGTCTAGACCCTACTTGTGGTTCAGGAACATTCTTAATGGAGCAATACAAAAAACTCATTGAGATGTTTGGTGAATGCAAGAAACTTGAAATTGTTAAGAGCCTTCATGGGTGGGATACAGATCCCATTGCAGTGGCCCTTTGCAAAATAAATTTAATACTACTGTCAAGGACTCTTTGTGTTGATAATATTAAGGTAAATAATTCCCTTGGGGTAAAGGAAAAAGGACAATTTGATTTAGTTATTGGAAACCCCCCTTGGGGCTATAAGTTTAAAGCTAATGAAGTGAAAGAGTTAGGATTTTCAAAGGGCTCCATGGACTCTTTTATTATGTTTATACTAAAGGGAATGGACTTGATAAAATATAAAGGGAAACTGTGTTTTTGTTTACCCTACTCCTTTATGAACGTAAAAAGCCATGAACATATACGAAGAGAACTACTTAAAAAATATAAGATAATTTCTATAACTGATTTAGGAGTACCCTTTGACGGAGTGTTTTCTGGAAGCATAATCCTTAAGGTAAGTAAGGAAACCCATGACGAATACCCTATATCTCTGGAAAGTCTGGACTGTTTTGTCAAAGTTAAAAAAACTGATATTTGCTCTATGCCACTTTGCAACTTTAGTTTTGTTAAGTCCAATGCTACATATGATATTGTAAAAAAAATTAATGGCAAAAATGTAATTACTTTAAAAAATAAAGCTACCTTTGCTTTGGGAATAGTTACGGGGAACAACTCCAATTACATAAAAAATGAGGCTTTTAGGGAATGGGAGCCTATTATAAAGGGAACTGAGATATATAAGTATGGGATTAGGCATGGAGGTAATTATATAAATTTTGATCGTAATAAGTTTCAGCAGGTGGCACCTACTGAAACTTATAGGGCTAATGAAAAGCTAATATATAGATTTATAAATAAAAGTCTCACCTTTGCTTATGATTGTGATGGACTTCTAACCCTAAATAGTGCCAATATAGTGATACCCAAAATACCTGGATTGAATATTAAGTATATAATGGCGGTACTGAATTCTAGAGTAATTCAGTTTTACTATCAAAATATATTTCCAAGTATAAAAGTATTGAGGCATCAGATAGAATCACTACCTATTCCCGTTGTTGATGAGTGGACTCAAAATAGGGTTATATCTAAAGTGGACAATATAATTAACTGCAATGATCCTA
- a CDS encoding Mur ligase family protein has protein sequence MNLYTILGKITYTSKLNVEKPIEFNGISYHSQKVKPGDIFVCIKGYKSDGHIYAQGAVNKGAVALVVEDLQTHINIPQIVVPDSRRALAHISSLFYNNPSDTLKMVGVTGTNGKTTTTFMIDTILSSAFKNTGLIGTVIIKNGDSFIPSELTTPESLDLQMYLKEMVDNNVNHVTMEVSSSGLDLSRVDFVDYHIAVVNNISRDHIDLHGSFENYVAAKKKLVKNLSKNNFAIINGDCTESLEFGNETKARIITFGMKNQFCNFVATNVDLSGNETSYTLEITQPIQTEHGIIEAGYHEITLQVLGLHNVYNSMVAIAVGLLLGADFDTIKNAIYAFIGVERRFQLIYNSSFKIIDDHFANPGNIEVTMETIKHMSYNKFSLIYGIRGNRGVTVNTENAHIMAKWAKELNVDHITLTTSEDYVTSKDSVDPSELKCVVDILRESGISTTVYKTLKEAVVSTLCEVTEKDVILLGGCQGMDPAAKVALQYIYEQTVISKNLSLKEQQELQNSIFASLEHRVAGMN, from the coding sequence GTGAACTTATACACTATTTTGGGGAAAATCACGTATACAAGTAAGTTAAATGTAGAGAAGCCTATTGAATTTAATGGAATATCTTATCATTCTCAGAAAGTTAAGCCTGGAGACATTTTTGTATGTATTAAAGGTTATAAATCCGATGGACATATTTATGCCCAAGGAGCTGTCAACAAGGGTGCAGTAGCCTTAGTTGTTGAAGACTTACAGACCCACATAAATATTCCTCAGATTGTGGTTCCTGATAGTAGAAGGGCTTTAGCCCACATAAGTTCACTATTTTATAATAATCCTTCTGATACACTTAAAATGGTTGGTGTAACAGGAACTAACGGCAAGACAACAACCACTTTTATGATAGATACAATCCTATCTTCAGCCTTTAAAAATACAGGCCTAATTGGCACGGTCATAATAAAAAACGGGGATTCTTTTATACCTTCAGAATTAACAACCCCAGAGTCTTTAGATTTACAGATGTATCTTAAAGAAATGGTTGATAATAACGTAAACCATGTCACCATGGAGGTCTCATCCTCTGGGCTAGACTTAAGTAGAGTTGATTTCGTAGACTACCATATAGCAGTTGTTAATAATATTTCTCGAGATCATATCGATTTGCATGGGTCTTTTGAAAACTATGTAGCTGCAAAGAAAAAACTGGTTAAAAACCTTTCTAAGAATAATTTCGCAATAATAAATGGTGACTGCACTGAATCCTTAGAATTTGGTAATGAAACAAAGGCTAGAATAATCACATTTGGTATGAAAAATCAATTTTGTAACTTTGTAGCCACAAATGTAGATTTATCTGGCAACGAAACATCCTATACCCTAGAAATTACCCAGCCCATACAAACTGAACATGGCATTATAGAAGCTGGCTATCACGAAATTACCTTGCAAGTCCTCGGTTTACATAATGTGTATAACTCCATGGTTGCCATTGCTGTTGGCCTATTGCTTGGAGCAGACTTTGATACTATTAAAAATGCGATTTATGCTTTTATTGGCGTAGAGCGTAGATTTCAGTTAATCTATAACAGCAGTTTTAAAATCATAGATGACCACTTTGCCAATCCTGGCAATATAGAGGTAACAATGGAAACAATCAAACATATGAGTTACAATAAATTCTCACTGATCTATGGAATTAGAGGAAACCGCGGGGTTACAGTGAACACAGAAAACGCACATATTATGGCTAAGTGGGCAAAAGAGTTAAATGTGGATCATATTACCCTTACAACCAGTGAGGATTATGTTACCTCTAAAGACTCAGTTGACCCATCAGAGTTAAAATGCGTTGTAGATATACTTAGGGAGTCAGGGATAAGTACCACTGTATATAAAACCCTAAAAGAGGCTGTTGTATCTACTCTTTGTGAAGTAACTGAAAAAGATGTGATATTGTTAGGGGGATGCCAGGGTATGGATCCTGCTGCAAAAGTGGCCCTTCAATATATTTATGAGCAAACGGTTATCAGTAAAAACCTATCTCTTAAAGAACAGCAGGAATTGCAAAATAGTATTTTTGCATCCTTAGAGCATCGTGTTGCAGGAATGAATTAA
- a CDS encoding spore coat protein has product MSTEKEVKQENIQKEEAKVAHEPWNALSGFPHPLGCKPEDEAQDADQVSKVIQKTIEEIIIKDSCDVTVRTTNIQAAVNLQAAIQVAIVAILSITIASHERAEKIAQDLLQRSKIKQVDYQRTFIENSRGVEVHTTDASIAVSIQLLLQILVFLLIRLRIL; this is encoded by the coding sequence TTGTCAACAGAAAAGGAAGTTAAACAAGAGAATATCCAGAAGGAGGAAGCTAAAGTGGCTCATGAACCTTGGAACGCATTAAGTGGTTTTCCTCATCCTTTAGGTTGCAAGCCAGAAGACGAAGCTCAAGATGCAGATCAGGTATCTAAAGTTATTCAGAAAACAATAGAGGAAATCATAATTAAAGACTCATGTGATGTTACAGTTAGAACTACTAATATCCAAGCAGCAGTCAACTTGCAAGCAGCCATACAGGTTGCTATAGTAGCTATACTGAGTATTACCATAGCAAGTCATGAAAGGGCTGAAAAAATAGCTCAAGACTTGTTACAAAGAAGTAAGATTAAACAGGTAGACTACCAAAGAACATTCATCGAAAATTCAAGGGGTGTAGAAGTTCATACAACGGACGCATCTATAGCAGTTTCTATACAGTTACTGTTACAAATCTTAGTATTCTTGTTAATAAGGCTAAGAATCTTATAA
- a CDS encoding CapA family protein, with translation MKKVSIIILMLLLVLVSGCGIWTQREPDPAPQEPIVEEPKEDQIVEVTISSVGDIMAHMLQIQAAHNSGDNTYDFTNNYKYIKPYTQEADISIANLETTFGGTDRPYSGYPLFNTPDTLADALDYAGFNVVSTINNHTIDTGLSGMLRTLDVLHEKNLTPVGTRRNTDEESFVVKEANGVKVGITAYSYESPSSGGTKMLNGIPIPNGAEELLDTFNYATIDSDLEKMEQRINKMRQQGAEIIVFVIHWGNEYQRSYNDHQQNIAESLSDLGVDIIFGSHPHVIQPVEFIESQVTGKRTVVAYSLGNFISNQRYEFLNNRLTEDGLIVKVTYEKNMTTGEVTLNETSYIPTWVNRHVVSGKWVYEIIPVHQALENKEDFNLVTTDSINRAKISLENTVTWIEQHNQEIILDKEIK, from the coding sequence TTGAAAAAAGTCAGTATAATTATCTTAATGTTATTACTTGTATTAGTTAGTGGTTGTGGCATATGGACACAAAGAGAGCCAGATCCAGCACCTCAAGAACCCATAGTAGAGGAGCCTAAGGAAGATCAGATTGTAGAGGTTACCATCTCTTCCGTAGGAGACATTATGGCCCATATGCTTCAAATCCAAGCGGCCCATAATAGTGGAGACAACACCTATGACTTCACAAATAACTATAAATACATAAAACCATATACCCAAGAGGCTGATATATCCATTGCCAACTTAGAAACAACTTTCGGAGGAACGGACAGGCCTTATAGCGGGTATCCTTTGTTTAACACACCAGATACCCTGGCAGATGCTCTAGACTACGCCGGGTTCAATGTGGTATCCACTATAAACAACCATACCATCGATACAGGGCTTAGTGGAATGCTGAGGACCCTAGATGTACTTCATGAGAAAAATTTGACTCCTGTTGGTACCCGGAGAAATACAGATGAGGAAAGCTTTGTAGTTAAAGAAGCTAATGGGGTTAAGGTAGGAATAACGGCGTATAGCTATGAGTCACCTTCATCTGGTGGTACTAAAATGCTAAATGGTATCCCTATTCCCAATGGAGCAGAAGAATTACTAGATACGTTTAATTATGCTACCATTGACTCTGATTTAGAAAAAATGGAGCAACGTATAAATAAGATGAGGCAACAAGGTGCTGAAATTATTGTTTTTGTAATCCACTGGGGTAATGAATATCAAAGAAGCTACAATGATCATCAACAAAATATAGCGGAGAGCCTTAGTGATTTAGGGGTTGACATTATTTTTGGAAGCCATCCCCATGTTATACAACCAGTGGAGTTTATTGAATCACAGGTGACTGGCAAAAGAACTGTAGTTGCCTACTCTTTAGGTAATTTTATATCGAATCAGAGATATGAGTTTTTAAATAATAGGTTGACGGAAGACGGCCTTATAGTAAAAGTGACATATGAAAAGAATATGACAACAGGTGAAGTAACCCTAAATGAAACTTCCTACATACCCACGTGGGTTAACAGACATGTGGTATCGGGTAAGTGGGTATATGAGATTATCCCTGTCCATCAAGCATTGGAAAACAAGGAAGACTTTAATTTAGTGACCACAGATAGTATAAATAGGGCTAAAATTTCCTTGGAAAATACAGTGACATGGATAGAACAACATAATCAAGAGATAATATTAGACAAGGAAATCAAATAA